The Candidatus Nitrosymbiomonas proteolyticus genome has a segment encoding these proteins:
- a CDS encoding vancomycin resistance protein: MASSQNELELNCEPRMKRIAWITIALGAIGGGLAYFHFAHVPTYPSGSVVGDVAVGELTPTQAEGALRSRWLEISNKEPTARLAGIPGRTLQARIGDLGIEPDFGATLAQLQTEGLFQTWYGKLFTPKSKGALPWVWRLDSAKASAVSERVREALGPRSPAKAFWVEGKVELTHEVPDAEVDFDSWLASLNAGETFLDEPVLPLRTGAFHVPPTELSKIQEVIAEFATTFPAGERSRNTNIRIASEKIDGVVLMPGEEFSFNDSVGRRTIENGFKLAGVYRSGRHDVGIGGGICQVSGTLYNAAVLSNLEVVQRANHSMPVPYLSVGRDATVDYGKIDLRFRNNYDFPIAISSTFQPGKLTFRVLGQKDPSLEVKIVTAGHQSWDRGVKYVPDPAVPAGTERVVEKGSRGHSVTTYRDVYRNGARVSRTVLNSSRYSGGVKIIAKNPADLGTPASATESGTEPANDAAVSGGVQSD, translated from the coding sequence GTGGCGAGCTCCCAGAACGAACTTGAACTGAACTGCGAACCAAGGATGAAGCGAATTGCTTGGATTACGATAGCGCTCGGCGCGATCGGAGGAGGGCTAGCCTACTTCCACTTCGCGCACGTTCCTACTTACCCATCCGGCTCTGTGGTGGGGGATGTCGCTGTGGGGGAACTCACGCCGACTCAGGCAGAGGGCGCTCTTCGCAGCAGGTGGCTTGAGATCTCCAACAAGGAGCCCACTGCACGCCTGGCTGGGATTCCGGGAAGGACCTTGCAGGCTAGGATCGGCGACCTCGGGATCGAACCCGACTTTGGGGCAACACTAGCGCAACTCCAAACCGAGGGCCTCTTCCAGACGTGGTACGGGAAGCTGTTCACTCCCAAATCGAAAGGAGCGCTGCCTTGGGTGTGGCGACTCGATTCGGCAAAGGCCTCTGCGGTATCGGAAAGGGTCCGTGAGGCTCTGGGCCCGCGCAGCCCAGCCAAGGCGTTTTGGGTCGAGGGCAAGGTCGAACTCACGCATGAGGTGCCTGACGCCGAAGTCGATTTCGATTCGTGGCTGGCGAGTCTGAACGCAGGTGAGACCTTCTTGGACGAGCCCGTTCTGCCCTTGCGAACCGGGGCCTTCCATGTTCCTCCGACCGAACTTTCCAAGATCCAAGAGGTGATTGCCGAGTTCGCCACGACCTTCCCTGCCGGCGAACGGTCCCGAAACACGAACATCCGAATTGCCTCGGAGAAGATCGACGGCGTGGTGTTGATGCCCGGCGAGGAGTTCAGCTTCAACGACTCAGTGGGGCGTCGAACGATCGAAAACGGGTTCAAGCTTGCGGGCGTGTACCGGAGCGGGCGGCACGACGTTGGGATCGGAGGCGGGATATGCCAAGTAAGCGGAACGCTCTACAACGCCGCCGTGCTTTCCAACCTCGAAGTCGTCCAAAGGGCCAATCACTCGATGCCGGTTCCCTATTTGTCCGTCGGGCGTGACGCGACCGTCGATTACGGCAAGATCGATCTTCGATTCCGAAACAACTACGACTTCCCGATTGCGATCAGCAGCACGTTTCAGCCCGGCAAGCTGACGTTTCGAGTTCTTGGCCAGAAGGACCCGTCGCTCGAAGTAAAGATCGTCACGGCGGGACATCAAAGCTGGGACCGAGGCGTGAAGTATGTACCCGACCCTGCAGTTCCGGCGGGTACGGAGCGGGTGGTCGAAAAGGGCAGCCGAGGGCACAGTGTCACCACTTACCGCGACGTGTACCGTAACGGCGCTCGAGTCTCGCGAACCGTCTTGAACAGCAGCCGGTACTCGGGCGGGGTGAAGATCATCGCCAAGAATCCAGCCGATCTGGGCACCCCGGCGAGCGCGACCGAATCCGGAACCGAACCGGCCAACGACGCGGCGGTTAGCGGCGGAGTTCAATCAGACTGA
- a CDS encoding gfo/Idh/MocA family oxidoreductase, with protein sequence MRVGILGAGGMGNVHASKYKLMPDVEVSFFESDSEKAGQFSQRWGAKAMASEDDLIAASDVVDVCLPTDLHLEFGLRAIRSRKAVFMEKPLTRTLEEGRELVGAARDAGVPLMPGQVVRFFPEFAKAHGIVKRGDLGDPAVARVRRGGVAPKGSREWFMDHARSGGVLLDLAVHDFDWLRWTLGEVESVYSRSVGAQKGTGPDYALTLLKFESGAIGHVESTWMDPAGFRVTFEVCGSQGMIEHDSRNSPSLRTAVAASASGSSTDPRSAAPIRTGPEAPLSPQDDPYFVQLSTFLDAVKGGHEVPVAPEEGWAALAIAFAALESARCGEVIQPSRFR encoded by the coding sequence ATGCGAGTGGGGATTCTCGGCGCAGGAGGGATGGGAAACGTCCACGCCTCGAAGTACAAGCTCATGCCTGACGTCGAGGTTTCGTTTTTTGAATCGGACTCCGAGAAGGCGGGGCAGTTTTCGCAGCGGTGGGGAGCGAAGGCGATGGCCTCCGAAGACGACCTCATCGCGGCGTCTGACGTGGTCGACGTATGCCTGCCCACCGACCTCCATCTCGAATTCGGGCTGAGGGCGATCCGCTCCCGCAAGGCCGTCTTCATGGAAAAGCCCCTCACTCGCACCCTGGAAGAGGGCAGGGAACTGGTGGGGGCGGCTCGTGACGCGGGGGTCCCCCTCATGCCGGGACAGGTGGTTCGGTTCTTCCCGGAGTTTGCCAAGGCTCACGGGATCGTCAAGCGCGGTGATCTGGGCGATCCGGCCGTCGCTCGCGTTCGGCGAGGGGGAGTCGCCCCGAAGGGATCCCGCGAGTGGTTCATGGACCATGCCAGGTCCGGAGGCGTATTGCTCGACCTTGCGGTTCATGATTTCGACTGGCTCCGCTGGACCCTCGGAGAGGTCGAGAGCGTGTATTCACGTTCCGTCGGTGCGCAAAAGGGAACCGGACCCGACTACGCGCTGACGCTGCTCAAGTTCGAATCCGGTGCGATCGGCCACGTAGAATCCACCTGGATGGACCCTGCGGGCTTTCGAGTGACCTTCGAAGTTTGCGGCAGCCAAGGGATGATCGAGCACGATAGCCGCAACTCCCCCTCTCTGAGGACGGCCGTCGCTGCCTCGGCGTCGGGTTCTTCGACCGACCCTCGGTCGGCTGCGCCGATTCGAACCGGACCCGAAGCGCCCCTCTCACCCCAGGACGACCCTTACTTCGTGCAACTTTCGACGTTTCTCGATGCGGTGAAGGGGGGGCATGAGGTCCCGGTCGCGCCCGAAGAAGGATGGGCTGCTCTTGCGATCGCTTTTGCCGCGCTCGAATCCGCTCGCTGCGGGGAGGTCATTCAGCCCTCGAGATTTCGGTGA
- a CDS encoding sulfite exporter TauE/SafE: MIWVLGFAIGAAAGVLSGLFGIGGGVLIVPGLIYLLGFGQAKAQGTSLAALVLPVGLLGLINYYKQGQADVKMGLLVAVGLFGGAYVGSKFALNMDESLLRRSFAVLLVLVALQLFFKK; this comes from the coding sequence ATGATTTGGGTCTTGGGGTTCGCGATCGGCGCGGCGGCAGGCGTTTTGAGCGGTCTGTTTGGGATCGGGGGAGGGGTTCTGATCGTCCCTGGTCTAATCTACCTGCTGGGTTTCGGCCAGGCCAAAGCACAGGGGACCTCCCTCGCCGCACTCGTGCTGCCCGTCGGCCTGCTCGGGCTCATCAACTACTACAAACAGGGCCAAGCTGACGTCAAGATGGGCCTCCTGGTCGCAGTCGGTCTCTTTGGTGGCGCCTATGTGGGTTCGAAGTTCGCCCTCAACATGGACGAGAGCCTACTGCGAAGGTCGTTCGCGGTGCTACTCGTGCTCGTCGCCCTCCAGCTCTTTTTCAAGAAGTGA
- a CDS encoding alpha-2-macroglobulin family yields MKIGKWIAQGSAASLIVGATLGVFLLGQGITYEVPMGSFSAQLVMAENGRPLPNVAVYLEPVESLGWEELELMPPEDRPQSYVRTTDASGRVNFSHVRAGFYQTRTSAKAHSLNQTIAIEEGRAEEQVFELQPNPPFLDAYLGQHVFLPGEKASVDVHGFIDTDQIEFLIYRIDPDKLFAAKSLYSGLSSIAPSSWRVRKAPSTMGREVQRFVRTATDRDAEGVFRQPFALPDLPKGLYWVEVQAKGLEAGTWISVSQIALVTKTASSQLSLFVTDLATGKPISGAMIEAGKNGKPLSLGTTSSEGLLSSNSGDSRNDRLVRASFDGSDAFIDIYSYGGSDEQYRLFLQTDRPIYRPGDRIQFRGTLRALEGVSYAAPPSGRVLVRILDPERVPIQSEEIALNTFGSFGGEFSVNGEAPPGQYLVEVNYGEFEDVFPVTIAAYRKPEYSITVTPSKPSFVRGERVRFVVKAEYYFGAPVVGAKVVANVSRSPQWGFVSAEDEEDYLEYEEMYGGEGYYGGEWVGEYVATTNERGEALIDFDSRFDDAWVDDTDSKFTAYVSVTDGDKYFDGEGAVVVSRGEFGLDVTSDRWVADVGKPIEFEVRAFAHKTYEPLAGRRVRLTAAYSNYTRTGEVFEEIDSNVVTTGENGSARASFQARRGGYIRVRAATLDSKNNEILASTYVYAYDGAGDWIDRRATGVRLTLDKKQYSVGERAVAVIQTDQPGGFAWVTVEADRVYSSRVVELRSGVTRVEIPVTKECLPNAFVSVSYVKNRKFMESSRRLGVDLGVNRLQVEIEADKSTYRPGDRATYEVSTRDESGRPVSAEVAFGVVDEAIYALASDRTNVVGTFYPKRYNSVSTDYSFADLYLDGGDKAPSDIQIRSKFEDTAFWAPSVVTDSSGRAQISFILPDNLTTWRATATAITASTQVGSSTFKVRASKPLMLRILTREYYVQRDTQRLLAMVTNDSAADASVQVELEAAGATIRGEKRRVVHVKAGATVSLEWSAEFPDAGTATFLAKAWTGSESDGMQKSVPIRVYGRAVVQWKSGLMEGTSSEVFSVRPGADPSAGALEIELSPTVGSAVVQSLDELIGFPYGCVEQTMSRFLPTVVVADTLKKLSLPPIRRQAEIPSMVAEGYSRLRKMRIYNAAWGWWEYGDPDEFMTALVLEGLDLAKKAGYPSENIDPGPAVKWLSEKASLPWSSGPDSAFVQYDRKKRSYTAYVLALYGQKERAQSVLFALGLEQLTPLELANVSLAYHALGSEFTSKRDAALGKMLAAAQRGENLVSWEEEYWGFETTARCLLALATIRPTDPEIPKVVHYLMIQRRGSTWASTRDTAYIVVALCQYLRGTGGVGLQGALTVSINGKEVRVLNLAASSPADPNLRIRVPLKDLIQGDNRIEFKKETQGAGFFSAKLTQYVGGDTLPPSTTDPGLKISRRFAKLEVARMEDGTLRLVPSKADVKSVKRGDLIRCLIDVTSDTARQFVMVEAPIPSNFRIMEREEIGIYEEWYYPWSKHVVFDDKIVFFLKSMASRERSFQFTLRAENPGKASALPAVLFNMYEPNVRSSTSAATLEVRPE; encoded by the coding sequence ATGAAAATCGGGAAATGGATCGCACAGGGCAGCGCAGCCAGCCTCATCGTGGGCGCGACCCTCGGTGTCTTTCTGCTGGGCCAAGGGATCACCTACGAGGTGCCGATGGGCAGCTTCTCGGCCCAACTCGTCATGGCCGAAAACGGCAGGCCGCTTCCCAACGTCGCCGTCTATCTGGAGCCGGTCGAAAGCCTTGGATGGGAAGAGTTGGAGCTCATGCCTCCCGAGGATCGGCCCCAGTCCTACGTGCGGACGACCGACGCCTCGGGCCGCGTGAACTTCTCGCACGTCCGCGCAGGCTTCTACCAGACTCGCACCAGCGCCAAAGCGCACTCCCTAAATCAGACCATCGCTATCGAGGAGGGCCGAGCGGAGGAGCAGGTCTTCGAGCTTCAGCCGAACCCGCCGTTCCTCGATGCCTACCTCGGGCAGCACGTGTTCCTGCCTGGAGAAAAGGCGTCGGTGGACGTTCATGGGTTCATCGATACCGACCAAATCGAATTCCTGATCTATCGCATCGACCCCGACAAGCTGTTTGCTGCCAAATCGCTCTACTCGGGGCTGTCGTCCATCGCGCCGTCCTCTTGGCGCGTGAGGAAGGCGCCGTCCACGATGGGCCGGGAAGTGCAAAGATTCGTCCGCACGGCTACCGATCGCGACGCCGAAGGCGTGTTCCGCCAGCCCTTTGCGCTTCCCGATCTCCCCAAGGGCCTATATTGGGTGGAAGTCCAAGCCAAGGGGCTTGAAGCCGGCACATGGATTTCCGTCTCGCAAATCGCGCTCGTGACGAAAACGGCTTCGAGTCAACTGTCGCTCTTCGTCACCGACCTAGCTACCGGGAAGCCGATCTCGGGCGCAATGATCGAGGCGGGGAAGAACGGCAAGCCGCTGTCGCTGGGAACCACGAGTTCCGAAGGACTGCTTAGCTCGAACTCGGGAGATTCGCGAAACGACCGCCTTGTACGTGCCAGCTTTGACGGCTCGGACGCCTTCATCGATATTTACTCGTACGGGGGCAGCGACGAGCAATACCGGCTCTTTCTTCAAACGGACCGCCCCATTTATCGTCCAGGCGACAGGATTCAGTTCAGGGGCACGCTCCGCGCTCTCGAAGGCGTGAGCTACGCCGCCCCGCCGAGCGGCCGGGTCCTCGTACGCATTCTCGACCCCGAGCGCGTTCCCATTCAATCGGAGGAGATCGCGCTCAACACCTTCGGCAGCTTCGGCGGCGAGTTCTCAGTCAACGGTGAAGCTCCTCCTGGGCAATACCTCGTCGAAGTCAATTACGGCGAGTTCGAGGACGTTTTCCCGGTGACGATAGCGGCCTATCGCAAGCCCGAATACTCGATCACCGTCACGCCCTCCAAACCGAGTTTCGTCCGAGGCGAACGAGTTCGGTTTGTGGTCAAGGCGGAATACTATTTCGGCGCGCCGGTCGTGGGGGCGAAGGTCGTGGCCAACGTCTCTCGAAGCCCCCAGTGGGGGTTCGTTTCCGCTGAAGACGAAGAGGATTACCTCGAATACGAGGAGATGTACGGTGGCGAAGGGTATTACGGTGGCGAATGGGTCGGCGAGTACGTTGCGACCACCAACGAGCGCGGCGAGGCCCTGATCGACTTCGACAGCCGCTTCGACGACGCTTGGGTCGACGACACCGACAGCAAGTTCACGGCGTATGTGAGCGTTACCGACGGCGACAAGTATTTTGACGGCGAAGGGGCGGTCGTGGTCTCTCGCGGGGAGTTCGGGCTCGACGTTACGTCGGATCGCTGGGTGGCCGATGTCGGTAAGCCGATCGAGTTCGAGGTCCGAGCGTTTGCGCACAAGACCTACGAGCCTTTGGCGGGGCGGCGGGTGCGGCTGACCGCGGCGTATTCCAACTACACCCGTACAGGCGAGGTTTTCGAGGAAATCGACTCGAACGTCGTCACAACGGGAGAGAACGGGTCCGCTCGGGCGAGCTTTCAAGCCCGGCGAGGGGGATACATCCGCGTTCGGGCGGCGACCCTCGACTCGAAAAACAACGAGATCCTGGCATCGACCTACGTGTATGCGTACGATGGCGCAGGTGATTGGATCGATCGCCGGGCGACGGGGGTTCGGCTGACGCTCGACAAGAAGCAGTACAGCGTCGGGGAGCGAGCGGTCGCGGTGATTCAAACCGACCAGCCCGGCGGGTTCGCTTGGGTAACCGTCGAAGCCGACCGCGTGTATTCGAGCCGCGTGGTCGAGTTGCGGTCGGGCGTTACTCGGGTCGAGATTCCGGTCACGAAGGAGTGCCTTCCCAACGCGTTCGTTTCGGTCAGTTACGTCAAGAATCGGAAGTTTATGGAGTCGTCGCGGAGGCTCGGCGTCGACCTTGGGGTCAACCGTCTTCAAGTGGAGATTGAAGCCGACAAATCGACCTATCGACCTGGAGACCGCGCGACCTACGAAGTCTCGACGCGCGACGAATCCGGGCGGCCCGTCTCTGCCGAAGTCGCGTTCGGCGTGGTCGATGAAGCGATTTACGCCCTTGCTTCGGACCGAACCAACGTGGTAGGCACCTTCTATCCCAAGAGATACAACTCCGTCTCCACGGACTACTCGTTTGCGGACCTCTACCTGGATGGAGGGGACAAAGCGCCCTCGGACATTCAGATTCGATCGAAGTTCGAAGACACGGCGTTCTGGGCGCCTTCGGTCGTGACCGATTCGAGCGGGCGGGCGCAGATTTCCTTCATCCTGCCCGATAACCTCACGACGTGGCGCGCCACCGCGACCGCAATTACGGCGTCGACTCAGGTGGGCAGTTCGACGTTCAAGGTCCGAGCCTCAAAGCCGCTCATGCTGCGGATTCTCACGCGAGAGTATTACGTGCAGCGCGATACGCAGAGGCTCCTTGCGATGGTGACCAACGATTCCGCGGCGGACGCTTCGGTCCAAGTGGAGTTGGAGGCGGCCGGCGCTACGATTCGTGGCGAAAAGAGACGCGTGGTTCACGTCAAAGCCGGGGCGACGGTTTCCCTCGAATGGAGTGCTGAATTCCCCGATGCTGGCACTGCCACATTCTTGGCGAAGGCGTGGACAGGCTCGGAAAGCGACGGAATGCAAAAGTCGGTCCCGATCCGAGTTTATGGGCGGGCGGTGGTCCAGTGGAAATCGGGGCTGATGGAGGGGACTTCCTCGGAAGTGTTCTCGGTGCGCCCCGGGGCGGATCCTTCGGCCGGGGCCCTCGAAATCGAGCTTTCTCCGACGGTCGGAAGCGCGGTCGTCCAGTCGCTCGACGAACTTATCGGCTTTCCGTACGGTTGCGTCGAACAGACGATGAGCCGGTTTTTGCCCACGGTCGTTGTCGCTGACACGCTCAAAAAGCTCTCGCTCCCACCCATCCGGCGGCAGGCAGAAATCCCTTCGATGGTCGCCGAAGGATATTCGCGACTTCGTAAAATGCGAATCTACAACGCCGCATGGGGCTGGTGGGAATACGGCGATCCCGACGAGTTCATGACGGCGCTCGTGCTCGAAGGGCTCGATTTGGCTAAGAAGGCCGGCTACCCCTCAGAGAACATCGATCCCGGCCCCGCCGTGAAGTGGCTTTCGGAGAAGGCAAGTCTACCGTGGTCTTCAGGCCCGGACTCCGCGTTCGTTCAATATGACCGCAAGAAGAGGTCCTATACAGCCTACGTGTTGGCGCTGTATGGGCAGAAGGAAAGGGCTCAGTCTGTACTGTTCGCGCTTGGGCTCGAACAACTCACGCCCCTCGAACTTGCCAACGTTTCGCTCGCCTATCATGCCTTAGGGTCCGAGTTCACCTCAAAGCGGGACGCGGCTCTGGGCAAGATGCTGGCTGCGGCGCAGCGAGGGGAGAACCTCGTGTCGTGGGAGGAGGAGTATTGGGGCTTCGAGACTACGGCGCGATGCCTACTCGCCCTGGCGACGATTCGGCCGACCGACCCCGAGATTCCCAAGGTTGTTCATTACCTGATGATCCAACGGCGGGGTTCGACCTGGGCCAGCACCAGGGATACGGCGTACATCGTGGTCGCGCTTTGCCAGTATCTGCGAGGAACGGGCGGAGTCGGCCTGCAAGGTGCCTTGACGGTGTCGATCAACGGGAAGGAAGTGCGAGTCCTCAATCTTGCGGCTTCGAGTCCTGCCGACCCGAATCTCAGAATCCGAGTCCCCCTGAAGGACCTCATCCAAGGCGACAACCGAATCGAGTTCAAGAAGGAGACGCAGGGCGCGGGCTTCTTCTCCGCAAAGCTGACGCAGTACGTTGGGGGGGATACGCTTCCGCCATCGACTACGGACCCGGGCCTGAAAATCTCACGCCGGTTCGCTAAGCTCGAAGTTGCGCGGATGGAGGACGGGACGCTCCGTCTGGTTCCCTCGAAGGCCGACGTTAAGTCCGTCAAGCGCGGGGACCTGATCCGGTGCTTGATCGACGTGACGAGCGATACAGCGAGGCAGTTTGTGATGGTCGAAGCGCCCATCCCGAGCAACTTCCGCATCATGGAGCGCGAGGAAATCGGAATCTACGAAGAGTGGTACTACCCCTGGAGCAAGCACGTCGTGTTTGACGACAAGATCGTGTTCTTCCTCAAGTCGATGGCGAGCCGGGAGCGAAGTTTCCAGTTTACGTTGCGTGCCGAAAACCCCGGCAAAGCGAGCGCTCTGCCGGCGGTGCTCTTCAATATGTACGAGCCGAACGTTCGCTCGTCGACTTCGGCGGCGACCTTGGAGGTAAGGCCGGAATGA
- a CDS encoding ketol-acid reductoisomerase encodes MAVYFDPDAIDSSLILGSGVLMIGYGNQGRAQALNLRDSGVRVSVGLYPGSKSWSKAVADGFEPVIAAETVSEHDFLVLCTPDMKMESVYREAVAPHLRPGAALCFSHGFNIRYGLIVPPPEVDVVMVSPKGAGYGVRGRYEAGSGVPGLIAVHQDATGQALNRALSYAWGIGCARSVLLETTFAEETESDLFGEQAVLCGGIPDLIRMGYETLVEAGVQPEIAYFECLHETKLIVDLIVERGLAGMRSAISDTAQWGGLTAGPKVVTPETRQVMRRLLAEIRDGSFAKRWVQERDAGYPELNALKREEAATPVEEVGKALRHNMREAEGGAH; translated from the coding sequence ATGGCGGTCTATTTCGACCCAGACGCGATCGATTCGAGCCTGATCCTAGGGAGCGGGGTCTTGATGATCGGGTACGGGAATCAGGGCCGAGCCCAGGCCCTCAACCTTCGGGACAGCGGCGTCAGGGTGAGCGTCGGTCTTTATCCCGGCAGCAAGTCGTGGTCCAAGGCCGTCGCCGACGGGTTCGAGCCCGTCATTGCCGCCGAGACCGTTTCCGAGCACGACTTCCTCGTTCTCTGCACGCCCGACATGAAGATGGAGTCCGTGTACCGCGAGGCCGTAGCTCCCCACCTCCGGCCCGGTGCTGCGCTGTGCTTCTCGCACGGGTTCAACATTCGCTACGGACTGATCGTCCCGCCGCCGGAAGTCGATGTCGTGATGGTCTCCCCCAAGGGAGCGGGGTATGGGGTCAGGGGTCGCTACGAGGCGGGGTCGGGCGTGCCCGGTTTGATCGCCGTTCATCAAGACGCGACGGGGCAAGCCCTGAATCGAGCGCTCTCCTATGCATGGGGGATCGGATGCGCCCGATCGGTTCTCCTCGAAACGACCTTTGCCGAGGAGACGGAATCGGACCTCTTTGGCGAGCAGGCCGTGCTTTGCGGGGGAATTCCTGACCTCATCCGGATGGGTTACGAAACTCTCGTCGAAGCGGGCGTCCAGCCTGAGATCGCCTACTTCGAGTGCCTTCATGAGACCAAGCTCATCGTGGACCTCATCGTCGAGCGGGGACTGGCGGGGATGAGGTCGGCGATCAGCGACACGGCGCAATGGGGCGGGCTCACGGCCGGGCCTAAGGTCGTGACCCCGGAGACCCGGCAAGTCATGCGAAGGCTGCTGGCCGAGATTCGCGACGGGTCGTTCGCCAAGCGATGGGTTCAAGAGCGAGACGCTGGGTACCCCGAGCTCAACGCCTTAAAGCGCGAAGAAGCGGCGACTCCAGTGGAAGAAGTGGGCAAGGCGCTCCGACACAACATGCGGGAAGCCGAAGGCGGGGCGCACTAA
- a CDS encoding methylenetetrahydrofolate--tRNA-(uracil(54)-C(5))-methyltransferase (FADH(2)-oxidizing) TrmFO, producing MISIVGGGFAGVEAAWAAAARGLRVRLIEMRPQETTPAHETGWLAELVCSNSFKSKLPDSPAGQLKSEMSELGSLVLQVARTCEVPGGQALCVDRGRFGQRITEEIESHPNIEIERRTLEPGEIPTLASSGALILATGPLTTGPLSEWLATASGREHLYFYDAVSPTVEAASIDRSVVFAQSRYDKGGDDYLNCPFSEDDYRAFVRELVAAERVTPHAFEAGGKRDSSGGEAHGGLEEKIKYFAGCMPIEAIAEKGEKSLAFGNFKPVGLRDPRTGRRPFAVLQLRPENEQRTLYSLVACQTRLRWGEQRRVFRLVPGLESAEFVRYGVIHRNTYVEAPKVLTPDLRLKSDGRIRLAGQLTGVEGYIESAAMGILAGMAAAAEVAGIPFPLPPRPTALGSLLTHLQDPTDREFAPMNINWGLFPEPPGTHRDKGRRREAMLRAARESFAEWREAVSDGGRPSGGEG from the coding sequence ATGATTAGCATTGTCGGCGGGGGCTTTGCGGGAGTCGAGGCGGCTTGGGCAGCGGCGGCTCGGGGGCTAAGGGTGCGCCTGATCGAAATGCGCCCCCAGGAGACCACGCCCGCCCACGAGACCGGATGGCTCGCCGAACTCGTCTGCTCCAACAGCTTCAAGTCCAAGCTGCCGGACTCGCCCGCTGGACAACTTAAGTCGGAGATGAGCGAACTCGGCTCGCTCGTGCTCCAGGTTGCTCGGACCTGCGAGGTGCCGGGAGGCCAGGCGCTTTGCGTCGATCGTGGGAGGTTCGGGCAGAGGATCACCGAGGAGATCGAAAGTCACCCGAACATTGAAATCGAGCGCAGGACCTTGGAGCCTGGCGAGATCCCAACCCTTGCTTCGTCTGGGGCGCTCATTCTTGCCACGGGGCCGTTGACGACAGGGCCGCTCTCCGAGTGGCTGGCGACAGCTTCGGGGCGCGAGCACCTTTACTTCTACGATGCGGTAAGCCCGACCGTAGAGGCCGCCAGCATCGACCGAAGCGTCGTCTTTGCCCAAAGCAGGTACGACAAAGGAGGCGATGACTACCTCAACTGCCCGTTTTCCGAAGACGATTACCGCGCCTTCGTGCGAGAACTTGTTGCGGCCGAACGGGTGACCCCTCATGCGTTTGAGGCCGGAGGCAAGCGGGACTCCTCAGGCGGCGAAGCCCACGGCGGGCTGGAGGAGAAGATCAAGTACTTCGCGGGCTGTATGCCGATCGAGGCGATCGCGGAAAAAGGAGAGAAGTCGCTGGCCTTCGGTAACTTCAAGCCCGTCGGGTTGCGCGATCCCAGGACCGGCAGACGGCCGTTCGCCGTGCTGCAACTCCGCCCTGAGAACGAGCAGCGAACGCTGTACTCCCTTGTCGCTTGCCAGACCAGGCTCCGTTGGGGAGAACAGAGGCGAGTGTTTCGTTTGGTTCCAGGGCTTGAGTCGGCGGAGTTCGTGCGATACGGCGTGATCCATCGCAATACCTACGTCGAGGCGCCGAAGGTGCTGACGCCCGATCTGCGCCTGAAATCGGACGGGCGAATTCGACTCGCGGGACAACTGACCGGCGTCGAAGGCTACATCGAGAGCGCGGCCATGGGGATCCTCGCGGGGATGGCGGCGGCGGCTGAGGTCGCGGGAATCCCGTTTCCGTTGCCACCGAGGCCGACCGCGCTCGGTTCGCTGTTGACTCACTTGCAGGACCCTACTGACCGCGAATTCGCTCCGATGAACATCAACTGGGGGCTTTTCCCCGAGCCGCCTGGAACCCACCGAGACAAGGGACGGAGGCGCGAAGCGATGCTTAGGGCCGCCAGAGAGAGCTTTGCGGAGTGGAGAGAAGCGGTCTCAGATGGCGGCCGCCCAAGCGGTGGGGAGGGTTAG